From the Euphorbia lathyris chromosome 6, ddEupLath1.1, whole genome shotgun sequence genome, one window contains:
- the LOC136233117 gene encoding WUSCHEL-related homeobox 9-like: protein MASSNRHWPSMFKSKPCNTNSHHHHHQWQHEINSSSLLSSGCNRSPYTSVAGCEERSPEPKPRWNPKPEQIRILEAIFNSGMVNPPRDEIRKIRAQLQEYGQVGDANVFYWFQNRKSRSKHKLRLLQNSSKQQQNSPNLQAPSSSSSSSEKSPPNSSKRTLSLNSQTVLDLSNSPTASVNQNTYFQPHNEFTHEPFFFPTQHTATGAVPGTGTGSFTQGFCFSDLSNVVQVQDHSVGPCTNLLLSEIVNNSDHHTSKKDDHHKNMKMQPMLDYSFTTPNSHTLGLAPPFPLSFTDHTNGITTQGVGEGETGNGRSMVFINDVAFEIGVGPFNVREAFGDENMLIHSSGHPVFTNEWGITLHSLQHGASYYLVPLSITEHI, encoded by the exons ATGGCTTCATCAAACAGACACTGGCCTAGCATGTTTAAGTCCAAACCTTGCAACACTAATTCTCACCATCACCATCATCAATGGCAGCATGAAATCAactcttcttctcttctctctaGTGGTTGCAACAGATCCCCTTACACTTCTG TGGCTGGATGTGAAGAGAGAAGTCCGGAGCCAAAGCCAAGATGGAACCCAAAGCCTGAGCAGATTCGGATACTGGAGGCAATATTCAATTCAGGAATGGTGAATCCGCCAAGAGATGAGATAAGAAAGATCAGAGCTCAATTACAAGAGTATGGCCAAGTTGGGGATGCAAATGTTTTCTACTGGTTTCAAAACAGGAAATCAAGAAGCAAACACAAGCTCAGACTCCTTCAAAACTCatcaaaacaacaacaaaactcCCCCAATCTTCAAgctccatcttcttcatcatcatcctcAGAGAAATCACCTCCTAATTCCTCAAAAAGAACACTCTCTTTGAACTCTCAGACTGTCCTCGATTTATCAAATTCACCAACTGCTTCTGTGAACCAGAACACCTACTTTCAACCCCATAACGAGTTCACCCATGAACCCTTTTTCTTCCCTACTCAACACACTGCAACCGGAGCTGTCCCCGGGACCGGAACGGGGTCTTTTACACAAGGGTTTTGCTTCTCTGATCTATCAAATGTTGTTCAAGTTCAAGATCATTCAGTTGGACCTTGTACTAATCTTTTACTAAGTGAGATTGTGAATAATTCTGATCATCACACTTCAAAGAAAGATGATCATCATAAGAACATGAAGATGCAACCAATGCTTGATTATTCATTCACAACTCCAAATTCTCACACCTTAGGCCTTGCTCCTCCTTTCCCTCTCTCTTTTACTGATCACACAAACGGTATCACTACTCAAG GTGTAGGGGAGGGAGAAACAGGCAATGGAAGATCAATGGTGTTCATCAATGATGTAGCATTTGAAATAGGAGTTGGACCGTTCAATGTGAGAGAAGCATTTGGAGATGAAAATATGTTGATTCATTCATCAGGACATCCAGTATTCACTAATGAATGGGGTATCACGCTTCATTCTCTACAGCATGGAGCTTCTTACTATTTAGTACCACTTTCCATCACTGAACAT ATTTGA